AGCCGCAGCCTGTCCGCCGGCAATCCGAGTTCGCCCAGGACGGCCTCCGCTCGCGGCTCGAAGTCCCCGCCGCCGAGGGCGATGAACCGGTCCAGCGCCTCGGAGTAGTCCCCGGCCAGGGACTCATCGTTCTCCATCGCCAGGGCCAGCCGGTCCACCTCGGCCTCCGCGACGGCCACTCCCGTCTTCTGCGCGAGAAGCTCGAGCAGGGTCAGTCCTCGAGGCAGGTCGGGCTCCTGGGCCAGATACCCGACCGACAGCGTGGCCGGCGACCGCAGAGTCCGCCCCGAGTCCGGCTTCTCCACTCCGGCCAGGATCCGCAGCAGCGTCGACTTGCCTACGCCGTTCGGACCCACCACTCCGATTCTGTCTCCGGACGCTACCGTCAGGTCTACCTGGTCCAGGACGACCTGGGCTCCGTGGGACTTGGTGACGCCGGACGCATTCAGCGTGCCGGACGAAGTATGGGACTGGTAGCGCATGCTCGATCTCCGCGTGGGGGCCGCGGCTGGCGGCCGTGGATGAGGGAACTTGAGCGGGAGACCTAGACGAGCATGCCTGGTGAACCTCCGGGTCGTGGTCGCACGATTATGACGCAATGACGATCAAAGGGCGCCGGATATCGGTCATCGGATCGTCGGGGGCCGGCAAAACGACGGTCGGGCGACGGATCGCGCAGCTCCTGAACCTCCCTTTCATCGAGATGGACGAGATCCGCCACGGGCCGAACTGGAGCGAGATCCCGAATAACGCGTTCCGTCTCGCCATCGCCGACCGCGTCATCGGGGACGAGTGGGTTGTGGATGGCAACTACGCGAGCATCGTCCGGGAGGCCGTCTGGTCCCGGGCGGACACCGTCGTCTGGCTGGATCTGGACCGCCCGCTGGTCATGTGGCAGGTGATCAGCAGGTCGCTCAGCCGGGCGGCGTGGCGTGGCGAGCTCTGGAGCGGGAATCGGGAGCAGTTCCGCCGGTGGATCCGGCCGGATCACCCGATCCGGTGGGCCTGGTCTGCTCACGCTTCGAAGAGGACGCGAGATCAGGCGCAACTGACGGACCCACGGTGGGTCCATCTGGAAGTCGTGCGACTTCGGACGAGAGCCGACGTCAGGACCTTCCTCGCCGCGCTGGAAGGTCAGGCGGGAAACCGCAGCGTCTGATCCCGCTCGGGGCCCACCGAGACGATCCCGATCCGGACCCCCGTCTCCTGCTCCAGGAACTCCAGGTATGCCCGGGCCTCCTTCGGCAGCTCGTCGACGTTGGACGCTCTGGAGATGTCCTCGTCCCACCCGGGCATCCTCGTGTACACCGGCTGGCAGTTGTGAAACACGGTCTGGTGGTACGGGAACTCGCGGTAGGTGCGGTCCAGGTGCGTGTACTCGGTGCACACCGGCAGCTCGACGTAACCGCTGAGGATGTCCAGCTTCGTGATCACCAGTTCGGAGAAACCGTTGAGCCTGTCGGCGTATCGCAGCAGGACGGCGTCAAACCACCCGGGACGGCGTCCGCGTCCGGTCCTGGTTCCGTACTCGGCCGCCTTTTCGCGCATGATCTCGCCTTCCGGCTCTTCGAGCTCCGTCGGGAACGGACCCGCACCGACCCGGGTGACGTACGCCTTGGCGACACCGATGACGCGGGTGATGTCCCTCGGTGCGATCCCGGCTCCCACGCAGGCGCCGCCGGCCACGGGGTTCGAAGACGTGACAAAGGGATAGGTCCCGTGGTCGAGGTCGAGCATCGTCGCCTGGGCTCCCTCCAGCAGGACATGGCGTCCGCCGGCGATGGCCTCGTGGACGAGCAGGGTCGTGTCGGTGATGTACGGCTTAAGTCTCTCCGCGTAGCCCTTGTACTCCGCGACGATGTCGGCAGCCTTGATCGGAAGCGCGTTGTAGATCTTGGCCAGGATCGCGTTCTTCTCCTTGAGGACCACGTCCAGCTTCTCGGCGAAGATCTTCGGGTCGAGC
The sequence above is a segment of the Actinomycetota bacterium genome. Coding sequences within it:
- a CDS encoding adenylosuccinate synthase, with product MPVTVVVGAQWGDEGKGKVTDLLAPDVEMVVRYQGGDNAGHTIMVGDSVYKLSIIPSGVLHRHITPVIGNGVVVNPQRLLEEIGELEGAGVSCDRLRVSANAHLVMPYHLALDKVNERYLGRNRLGTTRRGIGFAYADKNARVGLRVQDLLDPKIFAEKLDVVLKEKNAILAKIYNALPIKAADIVAEYKGYAERLKPYITDTTLLVHEAIAGGRHVLLEGAQATMLDLDHGTYPFVTSSNPVAGGACVGAGIAPRDITRVIGVAKAYVTRVGAGPFPTELEEPEGEIMREKAAEYGTRTGRGRRPGWFDAVLLRYADRLNGFSELVITKLDILSGYVELPVCTEYTHLDRTYREFPYHQTVFHNCQPVYTRMPGWDEDISRASNVDELPKEARAYLEFLEQETGVRIGIVSVGPERDQTLRFPA
- a CDS encoding shikimate kinase, whose translation is MTIKGRRISVIGSSGAGKTTVGRRIAQLLNLPFIEMDEIRHGPNWSEIPNNAFRLAIADRVIGDEWVVDGNYASIVREAVWSRADTVVWLDLDRPLVMWQVISRSLSRAAWRGELWSGNREQFRRWIRPDHPIRWAWSAHASKRTRDQAQLTDPRWVHLEVVRLRTRADVRTFLAALEGQAGNRSV